A single genomic interval of Solimonas sp. K1W22B-7 harbors:
- a CDS encoding esterase/lipase family protein, whose protein sequence is MTKPSSRDSLLSQVRGALALTGAGLDQITGHVHGFHRAISDIPFKGMAPVPGVNAGSEPVRLIHDGITDGVYGAVRGSMRLVFGAAEQLLREAEKIAPPALVAPNTHRDLAVSALAGFVGDDMAVKRNPLAPRMGFYLQGERLVLDRVALSAAYPDAKPRIVVFIHGLACNESTWDFYSDPEQPETHPYGPRLEQDLDFTPVYLRYNSGLHISRNGARMARHLQRLVERWPRGVQEIVLVGHSMGGLVARAAVAAALQNRIAWADQLSNVICLGSPHLGAPLERWVDAGVRLMRRVPLSRPLAELLHSRSVGVKDLFHGYVDDGDWRGRVTHHDGGGATRIPKAPHARYHFFGCTLGNDEQDLVGRVIGDGLVLLPSSTAAHLADADTAVLFRTNHLRLLNHPVIYGLIRDAVSGRKLLEGEVL, encoded by the coding sequence ATGACCAAGCCTTCTTCCCGCGACAGCCTCCTGTCCCAGGTCCGCGGCGCCCTGGCGCTGACCGGCGCCGGACTGGACCAGATCACCGGCCACGTGCACGGCTTCCACCGGGCGATCTCCGACATCCCCTTCAAGGGCATGGCTCCGGTTCCCGGCGTCAACGCCGGCAGCGAACCGGTGCGCCTGATCCACGACGGCATCACCGACGGCGTCTATGGCGCGGTGCGCGGCTCGATGCGCCTGGTGTTCGGCGCCGCCGAGCAGCTGCTGCGCGAGGCCGAGAAGATCGCCCCGCCCGCCCTGGTGGCACCCAACACGCATCGCGACCTGGCGGTGAGCGCGCTGGCCGGCTTCGTCGGCGACGACATGGCGGTGAAGCGCAACCCCTTGGCGCCGCGCATGGGCTTCTACCTGCAGGGCGAGCGCCTGGTGCTGGACCGCGTGGCGCTGAGCGCGGCCTACCCCGACGCCAAGCCGCGCATCGTGGTCTTCATCCACGGCCTGGCCTGCAACGAATCAACCTGGGATTTCTACAGCGACCCGGAACAGCCGGAGACGCACCCCTACGGCCCGCGCCTGGAGCAGGATCTCGACTTCACGCCGGTCTACCTGCGCTACAACAGCGGCCTGCACATCTCGCGCAACGGCGCGCGCATGGCGCGACACCTGCAGCGCCTGGTGGAGCGCTGGCCGCGCGGCGTGCAGGAGATCGTGCTGGTGGGCCACAGCATGGGCGGCCTGGTGGCTCGCGCGGCGGTGGCCGCGGCGCTGCAGAACCGCATCGCCTGGGCCGACCAGCTCAGCAATGTCATCTGTCTCGGCTCGCCGCACCTCGGCGCACCCCTGGAGCGCTGGGTGGATGCCGGCGTGCGCCTGATGCGCCGCGTGCCGCTGTCGCGTCCGCTGGCGGAGCTGCTGCATTCGCGCTCGGTGGGCGTGAAGGATCTGTTCCATGGTTATGTCGACGACGGCGACTGGCGCGGACGCGTCACGCACCACGATGGCGGCGGCGCGACGCGCATCCCCAAGGCGCCGCATGCGCGCTACCACTTCTTCGGCTGCACGCTGGGCAACGACGAGCAGGACCTGGTGGGCCGCGTGATCGGCGACGGACTGGTGCTGCTGCCCAGTTCCACCGCCGCGCACCTGGCGGACGCGGATACGGCGGTGCTGTTCCGCACCAATCACCTGCGGCTGCTGAACCACCCGGTGATCTATGGCTTGATCAGGGATGCGGTCAGCGGACGCAAGCTGCTGGAAGGCGAAGTGCTCTGA
- the arsC gene encoding arsenate reductase (glutaredoxin) (This arsenate reductase requires both glutathione and glutaredoxin to convert arsenate to arsenite, after which the efflux transporter formed by ArsA and ArsB can extrude the arsenite from the cell, providing resistance.), whose product MPTAKIVIYHNPRCSKSRETLQLIRDAGVEPQVVEYLKDPPDAAALDGLCRKLGVEPQALVRFKEEEAKSLKLTPKDPRPRAEWLRLLAAHPVLIERPIVVRGAQARLGRPPEAVKELL is encoded by the coding sequence ATGCCGACAGCCAAGATCGTGATCTACCACAACCCGCGCTGCAGCAAGAGCCGCGAAACCCTGCAATTGATCAGGGATGCCGGGGTCGAGCCGCAGGTCGTCGAGTACCTCAAGGACCCGCCGGATGCGGCCGCGCTGGACGGCCTCTGCCGCAAGCTCGGCGTCGAGCCGCAGGCCCTGGTCCGCTTCAAGGAAGAAGAGGCCAAGTCCCTGAAACTGACGCCGAAAGACCCGCGGCCCCGTGCCGAATGGCTGCGCCTGCTGGCAGCCCACCCGGTGCTGATCGAGCGGCCCATCGTGGTGCGCGGCGCCCAGGCGCGCCTGGGCCGCCCGCCGGAGGCGGTGAAAGAGTTACTGTGA
- a CDS encoding alpha/beta hydrolase family esterase, whose protein sequence is MRSRWSRVLALALAGLSLGLAAPAQATSVVAVENVQAFQETISHQNAGRTVLVLRPAVPASSTPPPVFVLLHFLDGSSSEMANLVEISKLVRDRGAWVLLPQAIQGNWNHTPNAADNLGGLGAIDLHAGLVGFSAVDDVGFLAKMIDTLTARYGLDAHRVYMGGYSNGALMTLRFACERPEKIAGGAVVGATMRNTQQPACQPGHPVSMLYINGTADQVAPYAGGPTSLSADAALAFWVQANGCNPTPQTTTLPDTAPDGTTTQRRAWRSCAGGVGVDHYIVQNGGHTWPGTIDFTPSLGKASQDFQATDAIWNFFMQYSRP, encoded by the coding sequence ATGAGATCACGCTGGTCGCGCGTCCTCGCCCTCGCCCTCGCCGGTCTCAGCCTGGGCCTCGCCGCCCCGGCACAGGCGACTTCCGTGGTCGCCGTGGAAAACGTGCAGGCCTTCCAGGAGACCATCAGCCACCAGAACGCCGGTCGCACGGTGCTGGTCCTGCGCCCCGCGGTGCCGGCCAGCAGCACACCGCCGCCGGTGTTCGTGCTGCTGCACTTCCTCGACGGCAGCTCCTCGGAGATGGCCAACCTGGTGGAGATCTCCAAGCTGGTGCGCGACCGCGGCGCCTGGGTGCTGCTGCCGCAGGCGATCCAGGGCAACTGGAACCATACCCCGAACGCGGCGGACAACCTCGGCGGGCTCGGCGCCATCGACCTGCATGCCGGGCTGGTCGGCTTCAGCGCGGTGGACGATGTCGGCTTCCTGGCCAAGATGATCGACACGCTGACGGCGCGCTACGGCCTGGACGCGCATCGCGTCTACATGGGCGGCTACTCCAACGGCGCGCTGATGACGCTGCGCTTCGCCTGCGAGCGGCCCGAGAAGATCGCCGGCGGCGCCGTGGTGGGCGCCACCATGCGCAATACGCAGCAGCCGGCCTGCCAGCCGGGCCACCCGGTATCGATGCTCTACATCAACGGCACGGCCGACCAGGTGGCGCCCTATGCCGGCGGCCCCACCAGCCTCTCGGCCGATGCCGCGCTGGCGTTCTGGGTGCAGGCCAACGGCTGCAACCCGACCCCGCAGACCACGACGCTGCCGGACACGGCACCGGACGGCACCACCACGCAACGCCGTGCCTGGCGCAGCTGCGCCGGAGGCGTCGGCGTGGACCACTACATCGTGCAGAACGGCGGCCATACCTGGCCGGGCACGATCGACTTCACACCCTCGCTGGGCAAGGCCTCGCAGGACTTCCAGGCCACCGACGCGATCTGGAACTTCTTCATGCAGTACAGCCGCCCGTGA
- a CDS encoding toxin-antitoxin system YwqK family antitoxin, which produces MSVFFRCLDSRLRINKAEQPAARATLLLAAKAEGHWRDELTASPGLPEALRLLGCECHVSSCGDIERFEPDEKIDTDGHDEFSWMLPVLAPYIADGSYLLAEYDDETCRTEFQGGRYREVFEGGDCEDDGEGAARATAWRDAPRYAAAKAQSARADDVDLLAGFTGMIESRPEDLIGHRVHFVDGKLQGQQTFLQASGAVLATVDYEQGEAHGVFNLYSSKGSLALTATFSRGLLEGEMKILDNDGSLTASSSFAAGKYHGPQLIFEAEGSARIHCEYRHGVPHGRFFAKQLDGRVMLNVQFADGEPQVPDEGRPAGWADRAKAGAGYLEQNFNWVEKLPEPYHKPEWVLQRVRARLNSGKP; this is translated from the coding sequence ATGAGCGTCTTCTTCCGTTGTCTGGATTCACGCCTGCGCATCAACAAGGCCGAGCAGCCCGCTGCGCGCGCGACCCTGCTGCTCGCGGCCAAGGCCGAGGGCCATTGGCGCGACGAACTCACGGCCAGTCCTGGCCTGCCGGAGGCCCTGCGCCTGCTGGGTTGTGAGTGTCATGTCTCGTCCTGCGGCGATATCGAGCGCTTCGAGCCCGACGAGAAGATCGATACCGATGGACATGACGAGTTCAGCTGGATGCTTCCTGTGCTCGCGCCGTACATCGCCGACGGCAGCTACCTGCTCGCCGAGTACGACGATGAAACCTGCCGCACGGAATTCCAGGGAGGGCGATATCGTGAGGTCTTCGAGGGCGGTGATTGCGAAGACGACGGGGAGGGAGCCGCGCGGGCGACGGCCTGGCGGGACGCCCCGCGTTACGCGGCGGCCAAGGCCCAGTCGGCTCGCGCGGACGACGTGGATCTGCTGGCCGGGTTCACCGGCATGATCGAATCGCGCCCCGAGGACCTGATCGGCCACCGGGTGCATTTCGTCGATGGAAAACTGCAGGGTCAGCAGACCTTCCTGCAGGCCAGCGGCGCCGTCCTGGCGACGGTCGACTACGAGCAGGGCGAGGCGCATGGCGTCTTCAACCTCTACTCGAGCAAGGGCTCACTGGCGCTGACGGCGACGTTCTCCCGCGGGCTGCTCGAGGGCGAGATGAAGATATTGGACAACGACGGCAGCCTGACCGCTTCTTCCAGCTTCGCGGCGGGGAAGTATCACGGTCCACAACTGATCTTCGAGGCAGAGGGCAGTGCCCGCATCCACTGCGAGTACCGGCATGGCGTGCCCCATGGTCGTTTCTTTGCGAAGCAACTCGACGGGCGGGTGATGCTGAACGTGCAGTTCGCCGACGGAGAGCCGCAGGTGCCGGACGAGGGCAGGCCGGCGGGCTGGGCGGACAGGGCCAAGGCGGGGGCCGGTTATCTGGAGCAGAACTTCAATTGGGTGGAGAAGCTGCCTGAGCCTTACCACAAGCCGGAGTGGGTGCTGCAGCGCGTCCGGGCAAGACTGAACAGCGGCAAGCCCTGA
- a CDS encoding DUF3429 domain-containing protein, whose protein sequence is MNLPKIVLALGYAGLIPFFIGPAWWTFSPETAPQWLDHAWLAWAGLIAAFMAGTFWGFALPAVQGPQGLIGLAMSAGLVLLAWAAVSLSFAPALAALATVFMLLLLADFWRERVLDTIGGYFRLRSTLTAGVLISIAWRFMLIGP, encoded by the coding sequence ATGAACCTGCCGAAGATCGTCCTCGCCCTGGGTTATGCCGGCCTGATCCCCTTCTTCATCGGCCCGGCCTGGTGGACCTTCTCCCCGGAAACCGCGCCGCAGTGGCTGGACCACGCCTGGCTCGCCTGGGCGGGCCTGATCGCGGCCTTCATGGCCGGCACCTTCTGGGGTTTCGCCCTGCCGGCGGTGCAGGGTCCGCAGGGCCTGATCGGCCTCGCGATGTCGGCGGGCCTGGTGCTGCTGGCCTGGGCAGCGGTGAGCCTGAGCTTCGCTCCCGCGCTGGCGGCACTGGCGACGGTGTTCATGCTGCTGCTGCTCGCCGACTTCTGGCGCGAGCGCGTGCTGGACACGATCGGCGGCTACTTCCGCCTGCGCTCCACGCTGACCGCCGGCGTGCTGATCTCCATCGCCTGGCGCTTCATGCTGATCGGGCCCTGA
- a CDS encoding DUF2804 domain-containing protein: MTDSRLPAAPPALHAGSGRVADYGRYEGRVFDLSTAAWDGSRGAFSPRRLQRKGWMYFGAFTPRYMVGYAVADAGLMATAFVYVYDRQAKKLTEHKATVPFGFATDFAPSPDADWQLRGGKRHWHARPAGSGWDVRFEAPGLKLQMEFRDAGPGMTAIASSPGRPFHHTWKLCALPLRLALEIDGQRIEQDATGTLDFTLGYPPRHTDWNWASLDGVTEDGQRIGVNLVAHFMNGHENAMWLGDRLLPLAQAVFQYDPAQLLQPWRVHTADGVLDVQFVPEGERREDISVGLLASRFTQPFGRFTGTLKTTDGVKKVEGFGVVEQHHAKW, from the coding sequence ATGACCGACTCCAGACTCCCCGCCGCGCCGCCCGCCCTGCATGCCGGCTCCGGCCGCGTCGCCGACTACGGCCGCTACGAGGGCCGCGTCTTCGATCTCTCCACCGCCGCCTGGGACGGCAGCCGCGGCGCCTTCTCGCCGCGCCGCCTGCAGCGCAAGGGCTGGATGTACTTCGGCGCCTTCACGCCGCGCTACATGGTCGGCTACGCCGTGGCCGACGCCGGCCTGATGGCCACCGCCTTCGTCTACGTCTACGACCGCCAGGCGAAGAAGCTCACCGAGCACAAGGCCACCGTGCCCTTCGGCTTCGCTACCGATTTCGCTCCCTCGCCGGATGCCGACTGGCAGCTGCGCGGCGGCAAGCGCCACTGGCATGCACGACCCGCCGGCAGCGGCTGGGACGTGCGCTTCGAGGCGCCGGGCCTGAAGCTGCAGATGGAGTTCCGCGACGCCGGCCCCGGCATGACCGCCATCGCCTCCTCACCCGGCCGGCCCTTCCATCACACCTGGAAGCTCTGTGCGCTGCCGCTGCGCCTGGCGCTGGAAATCGACGGACAGCGCATTGAGCAAGACGCCACCGGCACGCTGGATTTCACCCTGGGCTACCCGCCGCGCCACACCGACTGGAACTGGGCCAGCCTCGATGGCGTCACCGAAGACGGCCAGCGCATCGGCGTGAATCTGGTTGCGCATTTCATGAACGGCCACGAGAACGCCATGTGGCTCGGCGATCGCCTGCTGCCGCTGGCGCAGGCCGTGTTCCAGTACGACCCGGCGCAGCTGCTGCAGCCCTGGCGCGTGCATACCGCCGATGGCGTGCTCGATGTGCAGTTCGTGCCGGAGGGCGAGCGGCGCGAGGACATCTCGGTGGGGTTGCTGGCCAGCCGCTTCACGCAGCCGTTCGGGCGGTTTACGGGAACGCTGAAGACGACGGATGGGGTGAAGAAGGTGGAGGGGTTCGGGGTGGTGGAGCAGCATCACGCCAAGTGGTAG
- a CDS encoding fatty acid desaturase, translating into MSTPTANAAMSDAQKSAHIRQTVLQAGVALRERHPWLRHQDAIGGSVMALSVLGMIASGVLYGIGQIPWWVCVPVSALFASFIHELEHDLIHTMYFRQSPRAWNLMMALCWLTRPSTVSPWARKRLHLHHHKFSGTDTDLEEYGITNGEPWGLKRLLMVGDHMLAIYLRPVGMHRVSRNYIRAQQPKSKEEFRALVRENLLSYMPLGLLHYALWHGFLAANALLFAASLAGHPLPLAAWSQAIGVDLPALLSLWTTTVVVWLAPNVLRVFCLHFISSNMHYYGDVEPGNVMQQTQVLNPWWLWPMQLFCFNFGGTHAIHHFAVKEPFYVRQATAQTAYGVMREMGVRFNDFGTFTRANRWAMKTGAKVAPAGAVTTA; encoded by the coding sequence ATGTCCACCCCGACGGCCAACGCCGCCATGAGCGATGCGCAGAAATCCGCCCATATCCGCCAGACCGTGCTGCAGGCCGGCGTGGCCCTGCGCGAGCGCCACCCCTGGCTGCGCCACCAGGACGCCATCGGCGGCAGCGTGATGGCCCTGTCGGTGCTGGGCATGATCGCCAGTGGCGTGCTCTACGGCATTGGCCAGATACCGTGGTGGGTCTGCGTTCCGGTCAGTGCGCTGTTCGCCTCGTTCATCCACGAGCTGGAACACGACCTGATCCATACGATGTACTTCCGCCAGAGCCCGCGCGCCTGGAACCTGATGATGGCGCTGTGCTGGCTGACGCGGCCGAGCACCGTGAGTCCCTGGGCACGCAAGCGCCTGCACCTGCATCATCACAAGTTCTCCGGCACCGACACCGACCTGGAAGAATACGGCATCACCAACGGCGAGCCCTGGGGCCTGAAGCGCCTGCTGATGGTGGGTGACCACATGCTGGCGATCTACCTGCGCCCGGTGGGCATGCACCGCGTATCGCGCAACTACATCCGCGCGCAGCAGCCCAAGAGCAAGGAGGAGTTCCGCGCCCTGGTGCGCGAGAACCTGCTGAGCTACATGCCGCTGGGCCTGCTGCATTACGCGCTGTGGCACGGCTTCCTGGCGGCGAATGCGCTGCTGTTCGCCGCCTCGCTGGCCGGACACCCGCTGCCGCTGGCGGCCTGGTCGCAGGCCATCGGCGTGGACCTGCCGGCGCTGCTGTCGCTGTGGACCACCACGGTGGTGGTGTGGCTGGCGCCCAACGTGCTGCGCGTGTTCTGCCTGCACTTCATCAGCTCCAACATGCACTACTACGGCGACGTGGAGCCGGGCAACGTGATGCAGCAGACCCAGGTGCTGAACCCCTGGTGGCTGTGGCCGATGCAGCTGTTCTGCTTCAACTTCGGCGGCACCCACGCGATCCATCATTTCGCGGTGAAGGAGCCGTTCTACGTGCGCCAGGCCACGGCGCAGACGGCTTACGGGGTGATGCGCGAGATGGGGGTGCGGTTCAATGATTTCGGGACGTTCACGCGGGCGAACCGGTGGGCGATGAAGACGGGGGCGAAGGTGGCGCCGGCGGGGGCCGTGACTACTGCCTGA
- a CDS encoding WS/DGAT/MGAT family O-acyltransferase — MQPIGPVDASFLLMESPATPQHVSVMQIFALPPDAPEDFLRRLVSHFRGAHELVAPWNLRLASTVLGLRLPAWTVEPAVDLEYHVRFAALPRPGGERELGELVSLLHGQQLDPVRPMWECTLIEGLEHGRFGLFVKMHHSLIDGVSALRLMGRVFSSDPQALDLPPPWAVPPPPRPPREERRPARKGAPLRTAVATGRALLQLALAGRRRGEPLKAPYACPSTALNGRITAARRIATQQYELTRLKALCKALDCSINDLVLYLCGSALRRFLAEAGALPQAPLTAGLPVSVRAADDQGTGNAISFMIADLATDADDPRERLQRIVDSTRQAKAHLQTLPRQAQLPYVLLMMGPSTLQQLTGLAGRMPPNHNVTVSNVPGPAQRLYLNGATMEAMYPFGMPGHGLALNITCLSYAGTLNLGLTSGRDALPHMQRIAVYMGEALAELEELLGAG; from the coding sequence ATGCAGCCTATCGGGCCGGTGGATGCGTCGTTCCTGCTGATGGAATCGCCGGCGACGCCGCAGCATGTCTCGGTCATGCAGATCTTCGCGCTGCCGCCGGATGCGCCCGAGGACTTCCTGCGGCGCCTGGTCAGCCATTTCCGCGGCGCGCACGAGCTGGTGGCGCCCTGGAACCTGCGGCTGGCCAGCACCGTGCTGGGCCTGCGGCTGCCGGCCTGGACGGTGGAGCCGGCGGTGGACCTGGAGTACCACGTGCGCTTCGCGGCGCTGCCGCGGCCGGGCGGCGAGCGCGAGTTGGGCGAGCTGGTGTCGCTGCTGCATGGCCAGCAACTCGATCCGGTGCGGCCGATGTGGGAATGCACCCTGATCGAAGGCCTGGAGCATGGCCGCTTCGGCCTGTTCGTGAAGATGCACCACTCGCTGATCGACGGCGTCAGCGCGCTGCGCCTGATGGGGCGCGTGTTCAGCAGCGACCCGCAGGCGCTGGACCTGCCGCCGCCCTGGGCGGTGCCACCGCCGCCCAGGCCGCCGCGCGAAGAGCGGCGGCCCGCGCGCAAGGGCGCGCCGCTGCGCACCGCGGTGGCGACCGGCCGCGCGCTGCTGCAGCTGGCGCTGGCCGGCCGCCGCCGCGGCGAGCCGCTGAAAGCGCCCTATGCCTGCCCGAGCACCGCGCTCAACGGCCGCATCACCGCGGCGCGGCGCATCGCCACGCAGCAATACGAGCTGACGCGGCTCAAGGCACTGTGCAAGGCGCTGGACTGCAGCATCAACGACCTGGTGCTGTATCTCTGCGGCAGCGCGCTGCGGCGCTTCCTGGCCGAGGCTGGCGCACTGCCGCAGGCCCCGCTCACCGCCGGCCTGCCGGTGAGTGTGCGCGCGGCCGACGACCAGGGCACCGGCAACGCCATCAGCTTCATGATCGCCGACCTCGCCACCGATGCCGACGATCCGCGGGAACGCCTGCAGCGCATCGTCGATTCCACGCGCCAGGCCAAGGCGCACCTGCAGACATTGCCGCGGCAGGCGCAGCTGCCCTACGTGCTGCTGATGATGGGCCCCTCGACGCTGCAGCAGCTCACCGGCCTGGCCGGCCGCATGCCACCCAACCACAACGTCACCGTCTCCAACGTACCGGGGCCGGCGCAGCGGCTGTATCTCAACGGCGCGACGATGGAAGCGATGTATCCCTTCGGCATGCCAGGGCATGGGCTGGCGCTGAACATCACCTGCCTGTCCTACGCCGGCACGCTCAACCTGGGCCTCACCAGCGGCCGCGACGCGCTGCCGCACATGCAGCGCATCGCGGTGTACATGGGCGAGGCGCTGGCGGAGCTGGAGGAACTGCTGGGGGCGGGGTGA
- a CDS encoding AraC family transcriptional regulator codes for MQRTTVLSSWGRAIRRALDRAGVDSAALFAEAGLDPASLDDPNARYPLEQTTRLWALSVLATGDVAFGLSVASQVNATTFHALGYALQASSTLREAFERMVRYFRLVTDAADLQFFVDGEHYCFRIRPAGAVTPAPESIDAFISVFLRFCRSHLGREFSPLRVTLRRPAPASLAGYERVLRCPLEFGAGENAIWFERAPFERRLEGANPELARHNDEIVLRYLARHDKENLLARVRGALTALLPTGVPSADKVADTLHLSLRSLQRKLAEEGSSYETLLNETRRDLAQSYLQDRRYSIGEITFLLGFSDTSSFTRAFRRWAGCSPSEYRERQRATP; via the coding sequence ATGCAGCGAACAACTGTACTCAGTAGCTGGGGCCGCGCGATCCGCCGTGCCCTGGACCGGGCCGGCGTGGACAGCGCCGCCCTGTTCGCCGAGGCCGGCCTGGACCCTGCCTCGCTGGACGACCCCAACGCGCGCTACCCGCTGGAGCAGACCACCCGGCTCTGGGCCCTGTCGGTGCTGGCCACCGGCGACGTCGCCTTCGGCCTGTCCGTGGCCAGCCAGGTCAACGCCACCACCTTCCATGCCCTGGGCTACGCGCTGCAGGCCAGCAGCACGCTGCGCGAGGCCTTCGAGCGCATGGTGCGCTACTTCCGCCTGGTGACCGACGCCGCCGACCTGCAGTTCTTCGTCGACGGCGAGCACTACTGCTTCCGCATCCGCCCGGCCGGCGCGGTGACGCCGGCACCGGAATCGATCGACGCCTTCATCAGCGTCTTCCTGCGCTTCTGCCGCAGCCACCTGGGCCGCGAGTTCTCGCCCCTGCGCGTCACCCTGCGCAGGCCGGCGCCGGCGAGCCTGGCCGGCTACGAGCGCGTGCTGCGCTGCCCGCTGGAATTCGGCGCCGGGGAAAACGCCATCTGGTTCGAGCGCGCGCCCTTCGAGCGGCGGCTGGAAGGCGCCAACCCGGAGCTGGCGCGGCACAACGACGAGATCGTGCTGCGCTATCTGGCGCGCCACGACAAGGAAAACCTGCTGGCACGCGTGCGCGGCGCGCTGACCGCGCTGCTGCCCACCGGCGTGCCCTCGGCCGACAAGGTGGCGGACACGCTGCACCTGTCGCTGCGCAGCCTGCAGCGCAAGCTGGCGGAAGAGGGCAGCAGCTACGAGACCCTGCTCAACGAAACGCGCCGCGACCTGGCGCAGTCCTACCTGCAGGACCGCCGCTACAGCATCGGCGAGATCACCTTCCTGCTGGGCTTCTCCGACACCAGCAGCTTCACCCGCGCCTTCCGGCGCTGGGCCGGCTGCTCCCCCAGCGAGTACCGCGAGCGCCAGCGGGCGACCCCCTGA
- a CDS encoding DUF2254 family protein encodes MDDRKFALRLLVTLFSIAFLVFWLEAAWEFLRAVHPVTGEALKLSDLHATAPMVRTLASSLATSYNTQIALLLTFIALAIPITANMYTPKLIEIFARDRINLFVLCSCALLAAHALFSLSLSFDAWTAQLPFFLTVAFAICGWLILLPYYFYVLSFVDPLTIIKRVHRRLQESLEDAARGRYPVRESQRRVNQRIVNLGSVLLRAVDRADRDVCFDAIATHILELERVRTVKPRLPAEFFAVDNSILVGASRDAIRMLSEGRVWMEHRLATQLILAYKGMLGRMPDGISVISSAVTQAAHAEARDGDPEVFRLLVRVLNTFTREAIKKKENATAYNVVFNYKLLIRQLLVDAPALVPRLVEHACYYANYARHRGLPFIYELVSYELAGLAELAYERDLDPAPVLLEAMLQFEGVETSAALVKSRAMLGGYFEERGMREDLAVIEASLHSVSKPALLAARNAILAVEDAAFWEMTDRGTDLDYVEPARRRHVCAVIDRLLTRDD; translated from the coding sequence ATGGACGACCGCAAATTCGCGCTGCGCCTGCTGGTGACCCTGTTCTCCATCGCCTTCCTGGTCTTCTGGCTGGAGGCGGCCTGGGAGTTCCTGCGCGCCGTGCACCCGGTCACCGGCGAGGCGCTGAAGCTGTCCGACCTGCACGCCACCGCGCCGATGGTGCGTACCCTGGCCTCGTCGCTGGCCACCTCCTACAACACCCAGATCGCGCTGCTGCTGACCTTCATCGCCCTGGCGATCCCGATCACGGCGAACATGTACACGCCCAAGCTGATCGAGATCTTCGCGCGCGACCGCATCAACCTGTTCGTGCTGTGCAGCTGCGCGCTGCTGGCGGCGCATGCGTTGTTCTCGCTGTCCCTGTCCTTCGACGCCTGGACCGCGCAGCTGCCGTTCTTCCTGACGGTGGCGTTCGCGATCTGCGGCTGGCTGATCCTGCTGCCCTACTATTTCTACGTGCTGTCCTTCGTCGATCCGCTGACGATCATCAAGCGTGTGCACCGGCGCCTGCAGGAGTCGCTGGAGGACGCCGCGCGCGGCCGCTACCCGGTGCGGGAGTCGCAGCGCCGCGTCAACCAGCGCATCGTCAACCTCGGCAGCGTGCTGCTGCGCGCGGTCGACCGCGCCGACCGCGATGTCTGCTTCGACGCCATCGCCACCCACATCCTCGAGCTGGAACGCGTGCGCACGGTGAAGCCGCGCCTGCCCGCGGAATTCTTCGCGGTCGACAACTCGATCCTGGTCGGCGCCTCGCGCGACGCCATCCGCATGCTCTCCGAGGGCCGCGTGTGGATGGAGCACCGCCTGGCGACGCAGCTGATCCTGGCCTACAAGGGCATGCTCGGAAGGATGCCGGACGGCATCAGCGTGATCTCGTCGGCGGTGACCCAGGCCGCGCACGCCGAGGCCCGCGACGGCGATCCGGAGGTGTTCCGCCTGCTGGTGCGGGTGCTCAACACCTTCACGCGCGAAGCGATCAAGAAGAAGGAGAACGCCACCGCCTACAACGTCGTGTTCAACTACAAGCTGCTGATCCGGCAGCTGCTGGTCGACGCCCCGGCGCTGGTGCCGCGGCTGGTCGAGCATGCCTGCTACTACGCCAACTACGCCCGCCACCGCGGCCTGCCGTTCATCTACGAACTGGTCAGTTACGAGCTGGCCGGCCTCGCGGAGCTGGCCTACGAGCGCGATCTCGATCCGGCACCGGTGCTGCTGGAGGCGATGCTGCAGTTCGAGGGCGTCGAGACCTCCGCCGCGCTGGTCAAGTCCCGCGCCATGCTCGGCGGCTACTTCGAGGAGCGAGGCATGCGCGAGGACCTGGCGGTGATCGAGGCCTCCCTGCACAGCGTGTCCAAGCCGGCGTTGCTGGCGGCGCGCAACGCGATCCTCGCCGTGGAGGACGCGGCATTCTGGGAGATGACCGACCGCGGCACCGACCTGGACTACGTCGAACCTGCGCGCCGCCGCCACGTCTGCGCCGTCATCGACCGGCTGCTGACGCGCGACGACTAG